A region of Burkholderiales bacterium DNA encodes the following proteins:
- a CDS encoding glycosyltransferase codes for MSETVHVLLPVHNRSELTRRFLRCLRSQTYPRIRVLVIDDGSRDATAAVIEAEYPAAHVLHGDGRWWWAGCLQEGFDWLRSRQIPDSDLVLIANDDTTFDADYIERAVAFLRGRSRCLLCSQLRDPLTGVVRQSGVEADLRRFAFRVAEDPSRINCLPTRGLFLRWGDMRRIGGFHRHLLPHYWSDYEYTLRAHRLGFACLTDSSVAVTANADSTGERDLDRLVGWTFVRSLFSIRTPLNPVYRTSFVLFACPGAWKFINVFNVWGRALARIAWQGVVRRPFPRERGMNAAAPSPHE; via the coding sequence ATGAGCGAAACCGTCCACGTGCTGCTGCCGGTGCACAACCGCAGCGAGCTTACGCGCCGCTTCCTGCGCTGCCTGAGGAGCCAGACCTATCCCCGCATTCGCGTGCTCGTCATCGACGACGGATCGCGCGATGCCACGGCGGCGGTGATCGAAGCGGAGTATCCGGCGGCGCATGTGTTGCACGGCGACGGGCGCTGGTGGTGGGCGGGTTGCTTGCAGGAGGGGTTCGATTGGCTGCGTTCGCGACAGATTCCGGATTCCGATCTCGTCCTGATCGCGAACGACGACACGACCTTCGATGCCGACTACATCGAACGTGCCGTAGCTTTTCTGCGTGGCCGCAGCCGATGCCTGTTGTGCTCGCAGTTGCGCGATCCGCTCACGGGAGTGGTCAGGCAAAGCGGGGTGGAGGCGGATCTGCGGCGGTTTGCCTTCCGGGTGGCGGAGGACCCTTCCCGAATCAATTGCCTGCCCACCCGCGGGCTGTTCCTGCGTTGGGGCGATATGCGGCGGATCGGAGGCTTCCATCGCCATCTGCTGCCGCATTACTGGTCGGACTACGAATACACTCTCCGGGCGCATCGGCTTGGATTTGCCTGCCTCACCGACTCTTCGGTTGCAGTGACCGCCAATGCGGACTCGACGGGAGAGCGCGATCTCGACCGGCTGGTCGGCTGGACGTTTGTTCGCAGTCTGTTCTCGATCAGGACGCCGTTGAACCCGGTTTATCGTACGTCCTTCGTCCTGTTCGCCTGTCCCGGAGCGTGGAAGTTCATCAATGTGTTCAACGTCTGGGGCCGGGCGCTGGCCCGCATCGCCTGGCAGGGTGTGGTCAGGCGCCCGTTTCCGAGAGAACGCGGCATGAATGCCGCGGCGCCTTCACCGCACGAGTGA